The Solanum lycopersicum chromosome 6, SLM_r2.1 genome has a window encoding:
- the LOC101244677 gene encoding pectinesterase 4-like, which yields MVGKIVVSLVSLFLVVGVVLGVAIVVHKGSKDHAGQNPKVQMKASIVEFCKPAEFEIACFKSLDAVSKNDSATMKDYLLASLQVTGDEIKKSLAVVEKGNPIDNKTDPYNHMAVEDCKELLQYAVEELHDSYSMVGDTALHSLGDRVSELLNWLGAVYSYQSMCLDGIIDKPDYKQVLENGMRNATQLTHNAINIVAKISNVLQDAFNISSTIPSTSSHRRLLANYPTWFPVADRKLLAGGGRHRAAPHAVVAKDGTGQYNTVAAALAAYPKNHRGKYIVYVKAGIYEEQVIISKKQPNVFIYGDGAGKTIITGHRNFGIMKIPTQDTATFAVLGNGFVARGITFRNTAGPQGHQAVALRINGDMAAVFDCSIEGYQDTLYYQNHRQFYRNCVISGTIDFIFGRGSAVIQNSLIIARRPLDSQFNTITADGKEIANKPGGLVFQNCRIVPEMELFADRFKLASYLGRPWKPYATTVFMESELGDFIRPEGWMIWQGESFERTCNYYEFANRGPGANINNRNKSFKNFRLINPLEAVQYTVDRWINGYLWLKHTGAPFYLGLGGR from the coding sequence atggTGGGGAAAATCGTGGTTTCTTTGGTATCATTGTTTCTTGTGGTGGGTGTTGTATTGGGAGTGGCGATCGTTGTGCACAAAGGGTCAAAAGATCATGCAGGACAAAATCCTAAAGTCCAAATGAAGGCATCGATTGTGGAGTTCTGTAAACCTGCAGAATTCGAAATAGCTTGTTTTAAGAGCCTTGATGCAGTGTCTAAGAACGATAGTGCTACGATGAAAGACTACCTGTTGGCTTCGTTGCAAGTGACAGGGGATGAAATAAAGAAATCTTTAGCGGTTGTGGAGAAGGGTAATCCTATTGATAATAAAACGGATCCGTACAATCACATGGCAGTAGAGGATTGCAAAGAGCTGTTGCAATATGCTGTGGAGGAACTCCACGACTCCTACTCTATGGTTGGGGATACCGCATTGCATTCCCTTGGTGATCGTGTGAGCGAACTATTGAACTGGCTCGGTGCGGTCTACTCCTATCAAAGCATGTGTCTCGATGGTATAATTGATAAGCCTGATTACAAACAAGTCTTAGAAAATGGCATGCGAAATGCAACCCAACTCACACACAATGCAATTAACATTGTAGCAAAGATTTCAAACGTCCTCCAAGACGCTTTCAACATCTCAAGCACCATTCCATCAACATCTAGTCATCGTCGCCTCCTTGCTAATTACCCTACCTGGTTCCCTGTTGCCGACCGTAAGCTTTTAGCTGGAGGTGGACGACATAGGGCAGCTCCTCATGCAGTGGTCGCCAAGGATGGCACTGGTCAGTACAACACCGTCGCTGCTGCGTTAGCTGCCTATCCTAAAAACCATAGAGGCAAATACATAGTGTATGTTAAAGCTGGTATCTATGAGGAGCAAGTCATCATCTCCAAGAAGCAACCAAACGTCTTCATCTATGGCGATGGAGCAGGGAAAACCATTATTACTGGACATAGAAACTTTGGTATCATGAAAATACCCACCCAAGACACTGCTACTTTTGCTGTTCTTGGCAATGGGTTCGTTGCAAGGGGAATTACCTTCCGCAACACTGCTGGTCCACAAGGTCACCAAGCTGTGGCTCTTCGAATTAACGGTGATATGGCTGCTGTTTTTGACTGCAGCATTGAAGGTTATCAAGACACCTTGTACTATCAAAACCATCGCCAATTTTACCGCAACTGTGTCATCTCTGGTACGATAGATTTCATATTTGGAAGGGGGTCAGCAGTAATCCAAAACAGTTTGATCATAGCGAGGAGACCTTTGGACAGCCAGTTCAACACCATCACCGCTGATGGCAAAGAAATAGCAAACAAACCAGGTGGTTTGGTGTTCCAGAACTGCAGAATCGTTCCAGAAATGGAATTGTTTGCAGATAGGTTCAAGCTGGCATCATACTTGGGGCGTCCCTGGAAGCCTTATGCAACCACTGTATTCATGGAGAGCGAATTGGGTGATTTCATCCGCCCAGAAGGTTGGATGATATGGCAAGGAGAATCATTCGAGCGGACATGTAATTACTACGAGTTTGCCAACCGCGGACCCGGTGCAAACATCAATAACAGGAACAAGAGCTTCAAGAACTTCCGTCTTATTAACCCACTTGAAGCGGTTCAATACACAGTCGACCGCTGGATTAATGGATATCTTTGGTTGAAGCACACTGGTGCACCTTTTTACCTTGGCCTTGGAGGAAGataa